The DNA segment TGTGTGCGGAGAGTCAGGGGATGATTTACCTCTGCACAAGCTTGTGCAAAAACGTCGGGTTGTAATTGTTCGCCTAGAAACGGATCTGCATCTCCCTGATCGATCAAAATGGGCAATCTTTCTGGAGCAGATTTAATTAAATGCATCGGATCGTAAGCTAGCCAGTCAGATTTATTGGTGCCTAAATAATTCTGAAATGCTTTTTGTCCCCAGGGAATTAGGCTGGGGGTAACAATTGGAGAAAAGGCGGAGACACTTTTAAACATTCCGGGATTTTTCAGGGCGATCGCTAAGGCACCATATCCGCCCATTGAATGTCCGAAAATGCCCCGATTTTCTGCCATGACGGGGAAATTTGCAGCGATCGCTTCCGGTAATTCTGAAACTACATAGTCATACATCCGATAATGCTTTGCCCAAGGCATTTGCGTTGCATTGACATAGAATCCCGCACCCGTTCCCAAGTCCCAACTATCTTCTTCTCCAGGGAGATTACAGCCGCGCGGACTGGTATCAGGAGCAATCACAATGACACCGTATTGCGCTGCAAATTGCTGTGCGCCTGCCTTACTGATGAAATTTTGTTCCGTGCAGGTTAATCCACTGAGCCAATAGAGTACTGGACAAGATTGTGATTCAGCTTGGGGAGGAAGATACACGCCAAAATTCATCTCGCAGTCGAGGACAGTGGAGTAATGGCGGTAGACAGATTGCCAACCCCCAAAACTCCGGTTGCGGCTGACTAAGGTGAGGTTTGTCGGGACGGGTTGGTTCATGACTGATAATGCTGAATCATACTAAGTTCTGCGCGATCGAGAAGAACCCCACCCCCAGCCCCTCCCCGCCTGCGGGGAGGGGAGACATAGCCGCAGGCTATGGCGGGGTGGGGTTCTCTTAATTATGGGCAAGCCGGACATGATATTACGAATATAGAATCACAGAACGAATGCTCTTACCCGCGTGCATCAGATCAAACGCCGTGTTAATTTCCTCTAATGGCATCGTCTGAGTGATGAATTCATCCAGCTTAATTTCGCCTGCAAGATACCGTTCTACATAGCCGGGAAGTTGCGATCGCCCTTTGACTCCGCCAAAAGCAGAACCACGCCACACGCGCCCTGTAACCAGTTGAAACGGACGAGTGCTAATTTCTTCTCCCGCACCCGCAACCCCAATAATCGTTGATTCTCCCCAACCTTTATGACAAGCTTCCAGGGCAGCTCGCATCAAATTGACATTTCCGATGCACTCAAACGTATAATCAGCACCGCCATCCGTGAGTTCAACAATCACTTGCTGAATGGGCTGCTCGTAATCTTTGGGATTGATGCATTCCGTCGCCCCTAACTGCATTGCCAGTTCAAACTTACTGGGGTTGATATCTATGCCAATAATCCGCCCTGCTTGAGCCATTACGGCTCCCTGAACGACGCTTAAACCAATTCCCCCTAAACCAAACACCGCAACCGTTGAGCCTGGTTCTACTTTCGCCGTGTTCAATACAGCACCAATGCCTGTAGTAACGCCACATCCTAAGAGACAAACTTTTTCTAACGGCGCGGCTTTGTTGATTTTGGCGATCGCAATTTCGGGCAATACGGTGTATTCGCTGAACGTACTGGTGCCCATGTAGTGATAGATAGTTTCACCGTTCTTGCTGAAACGGCTGGTTCCATCTGGCATCAATCCTTTGCCTTGGGTGGCGCGGATTGCCTGACACAGATTGGTTTTTCCGGACAGACAAAACTTGCATTGCCCGCACTCTGGCGTATACAGCGGAATCACATGGTCGCCTGGTTGCACGCTGGTAACGCCAGCACCCACTTCTTCCACAATACCGCCGCCTTCATGCCCCAAAATCGTTGGGAAAATGCCCTCCGGATCTTTACCAGACAGTGTAAATGCATCCGTATGGCAAACACCTGTGGCAACAATCCGAACCAGAACCTCTCCGGCTTTTGGCCCTTCCAGGTCAATTTCTTCAATTTCTAGGGGCTTTCCAGTTTCCCAAGCGATTGCCGCGCGTGTTTTCATCGTGACTTCCTGCCAATTTTGCCTAGCACCCTATCATCCAGAATTTCGCCAGAGATAGCGAGAGCTGTAATTCTTACTTTAGCGATCGTCGTTGGTTTCGCGGGTGAAAGCGACCCAGAAGTTTTAAAAATACGTTTGTAAACACCCCCTCAATCCAAACATTGCTTGAATTAAGCCGACTTTCTTACTTGTGTCTTAGGATAGGCTTGCAAAATTCCTACTTTGGGTAAATAAGGATGTGGCACAAAAAAAGTTTGTGGTGGATCTTGGGAGGATTGGGAGGAAGTGCGATCGCTACCTTTGCTCTGCTCAATTTCTTCAGATGGCATCGTCTGCGTACCTATGAGAAGATTCCTGACTTGAGGGCTGTGCAATGGAATGGTAAAAACTTAGCCGGTACCGATTTTTCCCGCCAAATTTTCCGAGAGGCAGATTTATCGGAGGCAAATCTGCGACGGGCCAACCTCCAATGGACAGACTTCTCTGGTGCGGCGACTCGCCTGATTGACACCGACCTGCGCCAAGCCAACTTAACCAATGCTTTACTCTCCGGTACTCAAGCTACCAGAGCCAATTTCTCTGGAGCAATCCTGCGTCAGACAGACTTAAGCAACGCTAGCCTGAATGGTGCGCGTTTTAGAGGTGCAGATTTGCAGGGCGCGATTCTGATTGGGGCAAAACTGGTAGGGGCTGACTTCAGCGAAGTGAAGCATGATCCGGCTTATCTCGATCGAGCGGATTTGACCGATACGGGGATTACAGGATTTCGCGATACACGGCTTTGCAACGCCACCATGACAAATGGTGCAATTTCTAAACAGGGTTGCTTTTGGCCTTCCTACGATTTGAAGCAAGCAGCACAAGCTCAGGATTGGCGCTGGATGGATTCGGCAACCAGTTATCTATTTAAAGAGGCGGTGATTCCTGGGGATGCCAAGGCACTTGAGCAGACTGTAGACGAGATTACACCCGAACAAATCCGGGAAATGCCTTGCAAACATCTCAAAACGCTAGATCAACTTTGGCGACAAGCCAGTGGCGATCGCTTTGGGTTCGGCATTCAGCGGCGAATTTGGGAAAGTTCTCCAGTGAATCGAGATTACACCAAGTTCGGAGAAGCTGTGGGATGGAAGCAAAACGGGACTTGGCTCAAATTTAATGATTTAACCGCTAAAGAGTCCGCTTCCAAGGGCAGTGTTCTCCCAATCGGTCATTTTCCCTGGCACTCTTGGCAAGTTCTGGAACCTACTAAGACCGAGCCTACTCGCTTTCGCCGTGTGGGATTTGGGGAATGGATGGCACACTTGAAAGCTTGTAAAATTTGACCAAGCTGCAATACACCAAAGCGAAGTTTCTCTCAGAAGTCGGCAAGCAGACAGAGGTGTTTTTGCAGTTCTCTATTGTCGCTGGCGAAAGAGGTGCCGCTGATGCCGAGCGCGATGTGCGCGGCTTTGCAGTAAAGTTCTATACCGGAGATATTAACAACAGTTCTATATTGATATTGTTAATCAGCCACAGCACTCTCTCGGCTTTATTTTTTCATGGCAGTTGCGACCCTCTTGCTGAGGATGACTTAAACGTATAGCAGCTTAGAATCTGTCCAACTAAACCACCGCATTGAGATTAAGTGCTGATTGATTCACAATTTGCATCCCAATTTTAGTTTGTTCTAAACCACTTGCTGTTTCTACCGATCCCTGTTTCAAATTATTCATCACTTCTACGACTTGCTCAATCGCCAGAGCTTGCTGCTTAGCCGTGAGAGAAATTTGTTGACTGCGTAATACGACATCATTAATTGCTGTTATTGAGTCTTGTTGATTGTTTAAAACAACTTCCTCAATCGCTTGAATCACGCTGTTATATGCTTCCAAGACAACATCATTGATTGCTTGAGTAACATTTGTGGAAGACTCTAGAACAACATCATTAATTGCTTGAGATACTTTAGCGAAAGCCTCTGCTGTCTCTCTGGACATTTCAATCGTTTCATCGGCATCCTTCTTACCCCGTTCCGTCACTATAACTGTTAAATTTATTGATTTTTGAATATCAGAGATCAGCGTGTTTATCTTTTCTGCTGATTTTTTGCTTTGGTCGGCTAATTTACGAATTTCGCTAGCAATAACAGTAAAACCTTTACTGTTTTCTCCTGCTCGTACAGCCTCTACTGCGGCATTTAAAGCTAGCATATTTGTCTGATTAGATATTCCTGTAACTAAGGCGCTAATATTGCCAATCTGATTAGTTTGCTCGCTCAGACTCAAAATATGGTCTGCGATCGCAACAACTTTTTCTTTCAATTCTGACATTCCATTTACAGTTTTTATGACAGATTGATTGCCTGATGCAGCTAAGGATAGTACCTGCCTTGAACCTGTTGCTGATGATTCTGCTAAAGCTAAGACTTGATTTGCACCTTTGGTTGATGATTCTGCTAAAGCTAAGACTTGATTTGCACCTTTGGTTGATGATTCTGCTAAGACTAATAGTTGTCTCGCACTTTCTAACGATGCTTCTGCTTGTTCTGATGCTTGCCGAGCTGATGCATTTAATTCATTCATCGTGGCACAGGCTTGATTAACGGCAACAGCTTGGTTGCTTGCTATACGTTCTTGTTCTTCTACAGCAGTAGAAATTTCTGTAGAAGAACTAGCCAGCGCACTAGTCACGTCATTAATCGGTCGGACAACCTTTTTAGAAATAAACCATAAAGTAAAACAAGCTAAACCTATTGCAGCAGCAGTGCCGCCTAAAGAAATAAAATTTGATATTTCTTCGGCTCGTTTAGCTTCTTCTTTCCTTTTATCCAGTAGTTCATTTTCTATGGCAATCATTTCGCCAATCTCGTCGCGAAGATTATCCATAACTTGCTTCCCTTTACCAGAAAGCACTAAGGCTCTTAATTCTGTTTCTTTACCTGCTTTCTTTAAGAAAATAGTTTCCGCTAATTCTGAAATTTTTTCTTGAGATAAATCTTCAATATTAGCCAAGTTTTCCAATTGCTTGGGGTTGTCTTGTACAAGTTTTTGTATTTCTTTGAAGTCTTTATTTATTATTTCAAGAGCTTTGTTATAAGGTTCTAAGAAAGTATCCCTCCCCGTAATAATGAAACCTCTTTGACCTGTTTCTGCATCAACTAGATTTTTTTCCAACCCCCCCAGTTTATCTTTAACTTCATAAGTGTGTGTTACCCAGTCTACTGCTTCTACCAGAGTATTTGTACTGATTTTAGAAGTAATACCTATACCAACCATCAGCGCCATAACTGTTCCAAAGCCGACTTGGGTAACTTGACCGAGCTTAATTTTATTTTCCATATCTAGCTATCTCAATTTATTGATTACTGATATATTAACAATCAGTAAGTTATTGACAACAACCGCAAAACTACGGTGTCCCCTAGTTTATCCATATAAATCATTAAGAATTTTTATTAAGCAATATTTTTTTAAATAAATAGAATTGTGCCCTATCGAGCTGAGATTAGGTTGTTTAAACTCAAGCAAACAAACCCCAGCAAAATTTATCTGTCTTACACTAAACGAAATAAAAAATTTAACAATTACTAAGCAAAAAAGCGAATCAGTGAAATATTTATGTAGTTAATTGATAGGCTGACAACTTGAGATAGAAAAGACTGTTCGTAAATAGATATGAAGGGAAGATATAGCAGGAGATATAATAACCGATACAAGATGTAACAAATGAGTCAACTCTTTTACAACAGTGACGTTAACAACGAGGAATGGTAACGGATTGAACCTTTGTTGCTCCGTGCCAAGCCTTTTTGTAAACACTGAAAGGTTAACTTACAAGAGATTTTGAATGTTATTGTCTACCGAGCGGATAATGCGATTAAATGGCGCAATTTACCCCGCGATTTTCCAGCGTGGCAAATAGTCTATGGCTACTATCGCTTATGTAAAATTGGACATCTGGGAGCTTTCTCAATACAGCCCTGGCGCAGCAAGTACGAGTCATCAAGGGACGGCAGGGTCAACCCAGTTTAGCTATAATTATCCATCTAAGAGCCTCTGTCAGACTCTGACGCAGGAAAGAGCCTGTTCTAGGGTAGAGATACGCTATTATTCGCATGACGGCGATCGCCAGTTATTCCGTTGATAGACTAATCCCCGCTAATCTCCACTAACATCTCGCCTGTTCGCAAAAGCTCTAAAGCTTCAGGTAATGTTGCACTCAAAATCTCTTGCAATCGCGTATTAGATGTATTGCCACACGTCAACCAGATAATTTGTGGCGGTACCCCGTAGCGATCGACCAAATCAACAAAATCTCTGTCCTTGGTCATAACGATCGCTCCTTGCGCTTTTGCTGCTTCAAAAATCTCATAATCTTCAGCATCTCTCAGACCAATATCGCGCAAGGCTACTGCTGTCACCCCAAATGTATTCGCGATCCAGGGTGCAATTCCAGGCGACAGTTGTGCATCTACCCAAATCGTCATGCCACCAGAACTGGATGATCGACTTTACGCGCCGCGTAGGTGAGTGCTGCTTTCAGATCCTCCATTTCCAGATCGGGCATTTCCTCCAATATTTCTTCGGCACTTAAACCAGCCGCAAACAAGTCCAGCACATCTGATACCCGAATTCTCATACCCCGAATGCAGGGACGACCTCCACACTGCTTTGGATTAACTGTAATTCTCTCAAGCAAATTTGGCATTCGATTTTGCTCCGAAATAAATCCTTATCTCAGTGTGGATCGAGTTTACCTAAGTTGCAAATTCAAAAAATCTGAAGATGCGATCGCTCATTTCTGCTTCAAACTAACTGTCCTCTAACTGGTTTGTGCGTTCTTTTCGCCTGGTCAAGGACTCAATAAAATCAAAATATTCAATTTTAAAGCAAGTGTTAAAAAGCTTCTCAACTGCTACCCAGTTTTCCCTTTAGGATCTCTTCCATTTCCCTCAAATCTTCTTCCGTCTTAGGAAATCGATATTTTTGGCTATTAGGATTCCTGCGTTTAATCAGAGCCTCAATTGCTTCATCATCCTCTCG comes from the Coleofasciculus sp. FACHB-1120 genome and includes:
- the fghA gene encoding S-formylglutathione hydrolase, which translates into the protein MNQPVPTNLTLVSRNRSFGGWQSVYRHYSTVLDCEMNFGVYLPPQAESQSCPVLYWLSGLTCTEQNFISKAGAQQFAAQYGVIVIAPDTSPRGCNLPGEEDSWDLGTGAGFYVNATQMPWAKHYRMYDYVVSELPEAIAANFPVMAENRGIFGHSMGGYGALAIALKNPGMFKSVSAFSPIVTPSLIPWGQKAFQNYLGTNKSDWLAYDPMHLIKSAPERLPILIDQGDADPFLGEQLQPDVFAQACAEVNHPLTLRTQPGYDHSYYFIASFIGDHFAHHAAALAQPGF
- a CDS encoding S-(hydroxymethyl)glutathione dehydrogenase/class III alcohol dehydrogenase, producing the protein MKTRAAIAWETGKPLEIEEIDLEGPKAGEVLVRIVATGVCHTDAFTLSGKDPEGIFPTILGHEGGGIVEEVGAGVTSVQPGDHVIPLYTPECGQCKFCLSGKTNLCQAIRATQGKGLMPDGTSRFSKNGETIYHYMGTSTFSEYTVLPEIAIAKINKAAPLEKVCLLGCGVTTGIGAVLNTAKVEPGSTVAVFGLGGIGLSVVQGAVMAQAGRIIGIDINPSKFELAMQLGATECINPKDYEQPIQQVIVELTDGGADYTFECIGNVNLMRAALEACHKGWGESTIIGVAGAGEEISTRPFQLVTGRVWRGSAFGGVKGRSQLPGYVERYLAGEIKLDEFITQTMPLEEINTAFDLMHAGKSIRSVILYS
- a CDS encoding pentapeptide repeat-containing protein, yielding MWHKKSLWWILGGLGGSAIATFALLNFFRWHRLRTYEKIPDLRAVQWNGKNLAGTDFSRQIFREADLSEANLRRANLQWTDFSGAATRLIDTDLRQANLTNALLSGTQATRANFSGAILRQTDLSNASLNGARFRGADLQGAILIGAKLVGADFSEVKHDPAYLDRADLTDTGITGFRDTRLCNATMTNGAISKQGCFWPSYDLKQAAQAQDWRWMDSATSYLFKEAVIPGDAKALEQTVDEITPEQIREMPCKHLKTLDQLWRQASGDRFGFGIQRRIWESSPVNRDYTKFGEAVGWKQNGTWLKFNDLTAKESASKGSVLPIGHFPWHSWQVLEPTKTEPTRFRRVGFGEWMAHLKACKI
- a CDS encoding CHASE3 domain-containing protein, coding for MENKIKLGQVTQVGFGTVMALMVGIGITSKISTNTLVEAVDWVTHTYEVKDKLGGLEKNLVDAETGQRGFIITGRDTFLEPYNKALEIINKDFKEIQKLVQDNPKQLENLANIEDLSQEKISELAETIFLKKAGKETELRALVLSGKGKQVMDNLRDEIGEMIAIENELLDKRKEEAKRAEEISNFISLGGTAAAIGLACFTLWFISKKVVRPINDVTSALASSSTEISTAVEEQERIASNQAVAVNQACATMNELNASARQASEQAEASLESARQLLVLAESSTKGANQVLALAESSTKGANQVLALAESSATGSRQVLSLAASGNQSVIKTVNGMSELKEKVVAIADHILSLSEQTNQIGNISALVTGISNQTNMLALNAAVEAVRAGENSKGFTVIASEIRKLADQSKKSAEKINTLISDIQKSINLTVIVTERGKKDADETIEMSRETAEAFAKVSQAINDVVLESSTNVTQAINDVVLEAYNSVIQAIEEVVLNNQQDSITAINDVVLRSQQISLTAKQQALAIEQVVEVMNNLKQGSVETASGLEQTKIGMQIVNQSALNLNAVV
- a CDS encoding DUF5615 family PIN-like protein; amino-acid sequence: MTIWVDAQLSPGIAPWIANTFGVTAVALRDIGLRDAEDYEIFEAAKAQGAIVMTKDRDFVDLVDRYGVPPQIIWLTCGNTSNTRLQEILSATLPEALELLRTGEMLVEISGD
- a CDS encoding DUF433 domain-containing protein, with the translated sequence MPNLLERITVNPKQCGGRPCIRGMRIRVSDVLDLFAAGLSAEEILEEMPDLEMEDLKAALTYAARKVDHPVLVA